A window from Pseudomonadota bacterium encodes these proteins:
- a CDS encoding response regulator, whose product MSTNDGNDILTVDDSASIRQMVSFTLRGAGYEVLEAVDGEDALNKARVGPVNLVLTDLYMPKMDGITLIRELRKLPTYRFVPMLTLTTESSPERKAEGKAVGATGWLVKPFHPDRLLATIEKVLG is encoded by the coding sequence ATGAGCACAAACGATGGCAACGATATACTGACCGTCGATGATTCCGCATCCATTCGGCAGATGGTCTCCTTCACCCTGAGAGGCGCCGGTTACGAGGTCCTCGAGGCGGTAGATGGAGAAGACGCCCTGAACAAAGCCAGGGTGGGCCCGGTGAACCTGGTGCTCACCGACCTGTATATGCCCAAGATGGACGGCATCACCCTGATCCGAGAGCTTCGAAAACTCCCTACCTATCGATTCGTTCCGATGCTGACCTTGACCACGGAATCGTCTCCGGAACGCAAGGCGGAGGGCAAGGCGGTCGGCGCCACCGGCTGGCTGGTAAAACCCTTCCATCCCGATCGGCTGCTCGCCACCATCGAGAAAGTGCTGGGATGA